In Bufo gargarizans isolate SCDJY-AF-19 chromosome 5, ASM1485885v1, whole genome shotgun sequence, the following are encoded in one genomic region:
- the LOC122938930 gene encoding transcription termination factor 1, mitochondrial-like: MALKILTNVTGNVVTCLKSARNGKAVASFTLAVPSLLWPRFYSQQLTQNEVKAPVENLNLVTNLEKMGVDLSLVRKRHAILLKKTTTHEQKLKQFLIDKGADAKMVASIISRYPRAITRDYELLEEMWDIWKGILGMDATILSVALRSPESFFRTSNTENLLRNIRFLQSLGLPPKVLSQLMVKSPRTFANSVDLNKQNVEYLLDLCSQLGGKNPREFVRELISANIYILTKSTNRIQTNVQNMKSLMKLDDEALLLWIQGQGAPLLSLSYTYFEDNYKSAQAILQSLGCTEAEIALYIFMCPKVLLMTPKIFKNKINVLLECGVDVKDILNTPNILSVHVNNLKARIEELKDCSYDFRVSSLSVLQLSQTKFISRLEKLRSSGSLDKSVGQD; this comes from the coding sequence atggcaCTGAAAATACTAACCAACGTAACTGGGAATGTCGTGACTTGCTTGAAGAGTGCCAGAAATGGTAAAGCAGTGGCAAGCTTTACCCTTGCCGTTCCTAGCCTACTGTGGCCGAGGTTCTACTCGCAACAGCTTACACAAAATGAAGTAAAAGCACCTGTTGAAAACCTAAATCTGGTAACCAACCTGGAGAAAATGGGGGTGGACCTCTCACTGGTCAGAAAGCGGCACGCCATTCTCCTCAAGAAGACGACTACGCACGAGCAGAAACTCAAACAGTTTCTTATAGACAAAGGCGCAGATGCCAAGATGGTGGCAAGCATCATTTCCAGGTACCCCCGGGCCATAACGCGCGATTATGAACTCTTAGAAGAGATGTGGGACATTTGGAAAGGGATATTGGGGATGGACGCCACCATCCTAAGTGTTGCACTGCGTTCTCCGGAGTCTTTCTTCCGAACGTCTAATACTGAGAACCTGTTGAGGAATATCCGTTTCCTCCAGTCCCTCGGATTGCCTCCCAAAGTCCTCAGCCAGCTGATGGTCAAGTCGCCCAGGACTTTTGCAAACAGCGTTGACCTCAACAAGCAGAACGTGGAGTATTTACTGGACCTCTGCTCTCAGTTAGGGGGGAAGAACCCGCGGGAGTTTGTCAGGGAATTGATttctgcaaatatatatattttgaccaAAAGTACAAATCGCATCCAAACCAACGTACAGAATATGAAGTCCTTGATGAAGCTGGACGATGAGGCCCTGCTGCTGTGGATACAGGGCCAGGGCGCGCCCCTTTTGAGCCTCAGCTATACGTATTTTGAGGACAATTATAAGAGCGCTCAGGCGATACTCCAGTCGTTAGGGTGTACGGAAGCAGAGATAGCCCTCTATATCTTCATGTGTCCCAAAGTCCTACTTATGACGCCCAAGATATTTAAAAATAAGATCAACGTCCTGCTGGAGTGCGGCGTCGACGTGAAGGATATTCTCAACACCCCGAACATTCTGTCTGTGCACGTCAACAACCTAAAGGCCAGAATTGAGGAGCTGAAAGACTGCAGTTACGACTTCAGGGTCTCGAGCCTCAGTGTTCTCCAGCTCAGCCAGACAAAGTTTATCTCCAGGTTGGAGAAACTGCGCAGTTCAGGGTCTCTGGATAAGAGCGTTGGGCAGGACTGA